CACCACCGGTTTGCCCAACTGGCGGCAGGTGCTGATGATGTCTTTCTGGATTTGCGGCACGCTCTCGGCGGGCACTTCAACGCCCAGGTCGCCTCTGGCCACCATGATTGCGTCGCTCAGTTCGGCGATTTCCTGCAGGCGTTGCACGGCTGAGGGCTTCTCGATCTTGGCCATCAAAAACGCCTTGTCGCCGATCAACTCGCGGGCTTCGCGGATGTCTTCCGGGCGCTGCACGAAGGACAGCGCCACCCAATCCACGCCCAGTTCCAGGCCGAAGCTCAGGTCGCGGCGGTCCTTGGCGGTCAGTGGGCTGAGTTCCAGCAGCGCTTGCGGCACGTTAACGCCTTTGCGGTCGGACAGTTCACCGCCATTGAGCACGGTGGTGTCGATGGCTTCGGCATGTTTGGTTATCACCCGCAGGCGCAGCTTGCCGTCGTCGAGCAGCAGGTCCATGCCTGGCTCCAGCGCCGCGATGATTTCCGGGTGGGGCAGGTTGACCCGGCACTGATCGCCCGGCGTCGGGTCCAGGTCCAGGCGCAATGCCTGGCCGCGCACCAATTGCACCTTGCCCTCGGCAAACCTGCCGACGCGCAGCTTCGGCCCTTGCAGGTCCATCAGGATGCCCAGCGGGTAATTCAGTTGGCGCTCCACCTGGCGAATCCACTGGTAACGCTGGGCATGATCGGCGTGGTCGCCGTGGCTGAAGTTGAGGCGGAAGATATTCACCCCGGCTTCCACCAGCTCGCGGATGTCGTCGATGCCGTCGGTGGCCGGGCCCAGGGTAGCGAGGATTTTGACCTTCTTGTCAGGCGTCATGGTTGGCAGTCTCAAGGATCAGGATGGCGCGGAAGTCATTGACGTTGGTGCGCGTCGGCTCGGTGACGATCAAACCGTCGAGGGCAGCGAAGTAGCCGTAGCCGTTGTTGTTATCCAACTCATCGCTGGCCGACAGGCCCAGGGCTTCGGCCCGCGCGTAGCTGGTGGGGGTCATGATCGCGCCGGCGTTGTCTTCCGAGCCGTCGATGCCGTCGGTGTCACCCGCCAGGGCATATACGCCGGGCGGGCCTTTGAGGCTGTCGGTTAGGCTCAGCAGGAACTCGGCGTTGCGCCCGCCACGGCCATTGCCGCGCACGGTGACGGTGGTTTCGCCGCCGGAGAGGATCACGCACGGTGCCGCCAGCGGCTGGCCGTGCTGCACGATTTGGCGGGCGATGCCGGCGTGTACCTTGGCCACGTCCCGCGCTTCGCCTTCGAGGTCGCCGAGGATCAACGGGCTGAACCCGGCCTGGCGGACTTTCACCGCCACCGCTTCCAGGGATTGCTGCGGGCGGGCGATAAGTTGGAAGTGGC
The sequence above is a segment of the Pseudomonas sp. R76 genome. Coding sequences within it:
- the pyk gene encoding pyruvate kinase codes for the protein MTPDKKVKILATLGPATDGIDDIRELVEAGVNIFRLNFSHGDHADHAQRYQWIRQVERQLNYPLGILMDLQGPKLRVGRFAEGKVQLVRGQALRLDLDPTPGDQCRVNLPHPEIIAALEPGMDLLLDDGKLRLRVITKHAEAIDTTVLNGGELSDRKGVNVPQALLELSPLTAKDRRDLSFGLELGVDWVALSFVQRPEDIREARELIGDKAFLMAKIEKPSAVQRLQEIAELSDAIMVARGDLGVEVPAESVPQIQKDIISTCRQLGKPVVVATQMLESMRFSPAPTRAEVTDVANAVAEGADAVMLSAETASGEYPLEAVQMMSKIIRQVENGPDYQTQLDVSRPKADATVSDAISCAIRRISSILPVAVLVNYSESGSSSLRAARERPVAPILNLTPNLSTARRLSVAWGVHSVVNDRLRQVDEVCSTALEIAQAQGMAQRGDTLVITAGVPFGQPGSTNSLRIETLI